A window of the Plasmodium knowlesi strain H genome assembly, chromosome: 2 genome harbors these coding sequences:
- a CDS encoding SICAvar, type I (fragment): SDIDSDAKDELKELLEYMIKPDNQSAAAQYCKDNENKWNAMGHKEGKTNKAACLLFASGLKHIYTHGIVQKNGQVKDHVKGPSFEQTMGCLFLKEYAKQLKEMAKKQKKYRVHPNCSVDSGIDHAFEKSKVIMQASPQCKKNVNNDCFECDLNKGYDKCSIGDDDVGNKAKDLFEGESEQNHMQQTLENTVCPILLTDILTPFLPLAPVSIGLSAMAYYLWKYFGPLGKGGARLRRSPAEIPGPSVQEQVYDHVQQDSSHEYQLVKERKPRSVPTRTKRSGRVNRRTIIEIHFEVLDECQKGDTQLNQKDFLELLVQEFMGSEFMEEEEQVPKEELFMEGVSMESVPIKEVPSLGSGLMV; this comes from the exons aGTGACATCGACAGTGACGCCAAGGATGAATTAAAAGAACTTCTGGAATATATGATAAAACCGGATAATCAGTCGGCTGCTGCCCAATACTGCAAAGACaacgaaaataaatggaatgcAATGGGCCATAAAGAgggcaaaacaaataaagcagcttgtttactttttgcttcagggttaaaacatatttatacCCATGGTATTGTCCAAAAGAATGGCCAGGTTAAGGACCATGTTAaaggcccatcgtttgaacaaacgatgggttgtttatttcttaaggaatatgcaaaacaattaaaggaaatggcaaaaaaacaaaaaaaatatagggtACATCCTAATTGTAGTGTAGATTCTGGCATAGATCatgcttttgaaaaaagtaaagtCATTATGCAAGCATCACCTCAATGCAAAAAGAATGTTAATAACGACTGCTTTGAATGCGACCTAAATAAAGGTTATGATAAATGCTCCATTGGCGATGACGATGTAGGAAATAAAGCTAAAGATCTGTTCGAAGGCGAATCGGAACAAAACCATATGCAACAAAccttagagaatacagtctgtcccatccttcttacggatatccttaccccttttcttcctttggctcctgtctctattggcctttctgctatggcttattacctttggaag tattttggtcctcttggtaaaggaggagcacgtctcagaagatctcctgctgaaattcctggtccatcagtacaggaacaagtctacgatcatgtgcaacaagatagttcacatgaatatcaattggtgaaggaacgaaaacctcgttctgttccaacgagaacaaaacgttctggtcgcgtgaatcgtcgcacaattattgaaattcattttgaagtgttggacgaatgtcaaaaaggcgacacacaattgaaccagaaggattttctggaacttttggttcaagagttcatgggatcggaatttatggaagaagaagaacaggttcctaaggaagagctttttatggaaggggtttctatggaaagtgttccTATTAaagaggttccaagtttaggttccgggcttatggtttag